GAGGCGACCAGCCCGGCCGCGCGCAGCTTCGCCAGGTGCTGGGAGGTGGCCGCGACATGCGCGCCGATCAGCTCCGCCAGTCGGCTGACCGGCAACTCCCGCTCGCTCAGCGCCCACAGCAACCGGTAGCGCGACGGATCGGCGACCGCCTTGAGCACCGCCACCGACCGCTCGGCCCGCTCCTCGTCCCATGACGCTACTTGCGCTTCCATGCAAATATGCTAACCGGTGGCCCGGACCACGTCCGTGCCCCGCAAGGAGGTGAGCCATGACAGCCCACAACACGCCCCGGCCGTGGGTCCCCGTAGTCGACTGTGCCCTGTACGAGTACGGGCGCCGTCGGCCGGGGCAGCTGTCGCCGGAAGAGGCCATGGATGCCGCCCGCACCACCCCCAGTGCCTTCGCCTGGATCGGTCTGCACGCCTCCACCGCCGACCAACTCCAGGCCGTCGCCGGGGTGTTCGCCCTCCACCCGCTGGCGGTCGAGCACGCCCTGGAAGCCCACCAGCGGCCCAAGCCGGAACGGTACGACGACACCCTCTTCCTCGGCCTGCGCACTGCTGCCTACGTCGAACACGGCCGGCTGACGCCCACCGCCGACCTCGTCGGCACCGGTGAGATCATGGCCTTCGCGGGCCGCGACTTCATCGTCGTAGTCCGCCACGACCTCTCAGAGCCGCTCACCGGCGCCCGCAGCCGCCTGGAGGCCGACCCCGAGCGCCTCGCCCACGGCCCTGCCGCCGTCCTGCACGCCATCGCCGACTCCGTCGTGGACCAGTACCTCGACGTCGTCACCGCCCTGGAGACCGACGCCGACGAGATCGAGAACGATGCCTACTCCCCGGACACCGGCCACGATATCGGCCGCATCTACCAGCTCAAGCGCGAACTCGTCGAACTCAAGCGAACCGTCGTGCCACTGGCCCGGCCCGTGCGCGGCCTCGCCGTACGCCGCGTCCCCGGCGTGGACCGGGAACTCACCGCCTACTTCCGCGACGTCGCCGACCACCTCACCCAAGCCGCAGAACGCCTCACCGCTCTGACCGAACTCGTCGACAACACCCTGACCATGGCCCTCGCCCAGACCGGCCTCCGGCAGAACCATGACATGCGCCGCATCAGCGCCGCCGCCCTGATCGCCATCCGCCAGGCGTCCTATTTCCTGTCGAAGATCGAGCTCCGGCGCGGCAAGGCATCGACGATGGCGCTCTGGCGCAAGAGACTGTTGATCGCCACCTTCCACATCGCGGCTGACGCCGCCGAGCACTTCGGCCTGCCCCGCGACCGTACGGTCACCAGGGGCTCTCAGATCGAGGTGTTGACACGCCTGTCACTCACGGCTCATGTCGCGAACGACGGGCCTGCCGGACTGGAGTTGCCATGCCCGCACGCCTGAACACCGGTGTCGACTCTGCTTCGGATACCGGTGTCTCAGGCAGCGCTGCGGCTGACCAACAGGTCAGCCAGCTTGTTCAGGCGCTTGACGGTACGGTCCTCGGTCGCGGCCTGGGCCGGTTCGACGCGCGTGGCACGGTCGTAGTAGGCGCCGTTGACGATCTCCACGGCCGGGTCGCACAGCCGTACCACGTTCGCGGCGCCCTCGGCAGGCGATATGCCTTTGTGGGCGTACAGCGGCAGCAACGCCGTGTCGCAGACGCCGGGGTGCACGGAGACGGCGGTGACGCGCTGGTCGGCCGCGAACACGGTGAGGGCGAGCTGGGACTGGGCATAGGCAGCGACGCGGGTGTATCGGCGGGTGCGGTTGGGGTCGGACCACTGGATTGACCCCGTACGGTGCAGGGCCGACGACACGTTGACCACACGACCGCCCGGATCGCTGGTGAGTGCCGGTTCGAGGAGGCAGGTGAGCAGGTAGTGGGCGAGGAAGTTGACCTGGAAGGCGACTTCGTTGCCGTCGGCGGTCACGGTGTGCCGCTCGGGCGCGGCGATGCCGGCGTTGTTGACGAGTACGTCGAGGTGCGGGTGCTCGGCGGCGACCTGGCGGGCGAGGGTCTCGACCTTGTCGAGGTGGGCGAAGTCGGCGGAGTACGTGTGCAGTTGGCGGGGCTCGACGTCCGTGGTGGCGATGAGCCGGTCGGCGGCGG
The DNA window shown above is from Streptomyces sp. NBC_01451 and carries:
- a CDS encoding ArsR/SmtB family transcription factor is translated as MEAQVASWDEERAERSVAVLKAVADPSRYRLLWALSERELPVSRLAELIGAHVAATSQHLAKLRAAGLVASRREGTRIYYRAAGRQARALLESAVLAGDAAEAPEDAAEACEVPATVAKERPVAARARHLPVAET
- a CDS encoding magnesium and cobalt transport protein CorA, giving the protein MTAHNTPRPWVPVVDCALYEYGRRRPGQLSPEEAMDAARTTPSAFAWIGLHASTADQLQAVAGVFALHPLAVEHALEAHQRPKPERYDDTLFLGLRTAAYVEHGRLTPTADLVGTGEIMAFAGRDFIVVVRHDLSEPLTGARSRLEADPERLAHGPAAVLHAIADSVVDQYLDVVTALETDADEIENDAYSPDTGHDIGRIYQLKRELVELKRTVVPLARPVRGLAVRRVPGVDRELTAYFRDVADHLTQAAERLTALTELVDNTLTMALAQTGLRQNHDMRRISAAALIAIRQASYFLSKIELRRGKASTMALWRKRLLIATFHIAADAAEHFGLPRDRTVTRGSQIEVLTRLSLTAHVANDGPAGLELPCPHA
- a CDS encoding SDR family NAD(P)-dependent oxidoreductase, with protein sequence MSYSTLSSRTVLVTGATSGIGQETARQLAERGATVLLHGRTAEEARAAADRLIATTDVEPRQLHTYSADFAHLDKVETLARQVAAEHPHLDVLVNNAGIAAPERHTVTADGNEVAFQVNFLAHYLLTCLLEPALTSDPGGRVVNVSSALHRTGSIQWSDPNRTRRYTRVAAYAQSQLALTVFAADQRVTAVSVHPGVCDTALLPLYAHKGISPAEGAANVVRLCDPAVEIVNGAYYDRATRVEPAQAATEDRTVKRLNKLADLLVSRSAA